In a genomic window of Trichoderma atroviride chromosome 4, complete sequence:
- a CDS encoding uncharacterized protein (EggNog:ENOG41~SMCOG1138:FAD linked oxidase domain protein~CAZy:AA7~antiSMASH:Cluster_4.6) — translation MYIRDAAFAAANLTALYAPYLSKSTEIILPSDAAWNTSVEQRWTVFAPPTYLGAIKPATEQDVAKIVQISVSNGIPFMATGAGHGASVTLETFKNGIDIDLGNFNTVTIDEKNSLVTIGGSAQFQQVYDPLFAAGKEFPTGGGPCVGVLGATLGGGVTRLMGVHGMVVDLLQSVNIVTADGKLLTASEIENCDLFWAVRGAGHNFGIITSATFKAPSLRNNGQYLNADFAFPASANRSFFEAVEAFNDNLPAELALQITVTPGPGITFNAVYFGAEADGIALIQPFLDLPSTKQNISVVPWNELPNVQDFGTDFGTCNKNSETDFYGMGLKNINAATYGSFFDELAEFYTQHPTISPIWVTQRYSTKQSLTVPETATAYAHRELGAHQLFITSVTNPTDADTLSTFMKNARNEFQATAGTSELSIYVNYAHGDEGPAVWYGDNLPRLQQLKKKWDPNGRFNSYNPIS, via the exons ATGTATATCCGGGacgctgcctttgctgccgcgAACCTGACGGCTCTTTATGCTCCGTATTTATCCAAAAGTACTGAGATTATTCTGCCGTCGGATGCTGCTTGGAACACTAGTGTCGAACAACGGTGGACTGTCTTTGCACCGCCAACTTATCTTGGCGCTATCAAGCCTGCCACAGAGCAGGATGTTGCAAAAATT GTCCAAATCTCCGTGTCCAATGGCATCCCGTTCATGGCAACTGGAGCCGGTCATGGTGCCTCTGTGACTTTGGAGACTTTCAAGAACGGGATTGATATTGATCTCGGAAACTTCAACACAGTCACCATAGATGAAAAGAACAGTCTCGTTACCATCGGAGGATCTGCCCAGTTCCAACAGGTCTACGAccctctttttgctgccgGAAAAGAATTCC CTACGGGCGGTGGTCCTTGTGTCGGGGTTTTAGGAGCCACCCTGGGCGGTGGCGTCACGCGTCTCATGGGCGTTCATGGAATGGTCGTCGACCTCTTGCAATCAGTCAACATCGTTACTGCTGACGGAAAGCTTCTGACTGCTTCCGAGATTGAGAACTGCGACCTTTTTTGGGCAGTTCGCGGTGCTGGCCACAACTTTGGCATCATCACTTCTGCTACATTCAAGGCCCCTAGCCTCCGTAATAACGGTCAATACCTCAATGCCGATTTCGCTTTCCCAGCGAGCGCCAATAGGTCATTCTTTGAGGCAGTAGAAGCTTTCAATGACAACCTCCCCGCTGAGCTTGCTTTACAAATCACTGTTACCCCAGGC CCGGGCATCACGTTCAATGCCGTTTACTTCGGTGCCGAGGCCGATGGCATAGCGCTTATTCAACCATTCCTCGACTTACCCAGCACGAAACAGAACATCTCTGTTGTACCATGGAATGAACTACCCAACGTACAAGACTTTGGAACCGATTTCGGCACGTGCAACAAGAATAGCGAGACCGATTTCTATGGCATGGGTCTCAAGAATATTAATGCTGCTACATACGGGAGCTTCTTCGACGAGTTGGCTGAGTTTTATACCCAGCATCCGACAATTTCTCCTATCTGGGTTACCCAGAGATATTCAACCAAACAATCTCTCACAGTTCCGGAAACCGCGACTGCTTACGCCCACCGTGAGCTGGGAGCGCACCA GCTGTTCATCACCTCGGTCACCAACCCTACCGATGCTGACACCCTCTCAACATTCATGAAGAATGCCCGTAATGAGTTTCAGGCAACCGCAGGTACCTCTGAGTTGTCCATCTATGTCAACTACGCGCATGGTGATGAAGGTCCCGCAGTCTGGTACGGAGATAACCTGCCTCGActtcagcagctcaagaagaaATGGGATCCTAATGGTCGCTTCAACTCTTATAACCCCATTTCTTAA